In Brevibacillus brevis, a genomic segment contains:
- the pyrF gene encoding orotidine-5'-phosphate decarboxylase translates to MIIALDFSTLEEIKQCLAPLEGRIRYVKVGMELSYAEGPAIVHYLKERGLKVFLDLKVHDIPNTARGAMKSLARLGADMVNVHAAGGVAMMEAAREGLEQGTAAGTPRPILIGVTMLTSTSAQTMNEQLAIPGDVEDVVVHYAKMTKQAGLDGVVASPLEVPMIKKAAGESFLTVTPGIRPIGSDKGDQTRITTPEQAFRLGSDYLVIGRAITGAKDPAATWESIVAAVEADRRQ, encoded by the coding sequence ATGATCATCGCGCTCGACTTTTCCACGCTGGAAGAGATCAAGCAGTGCCTGGCGCCGCTGGAAGGACGCATTCGCTATGTGAAAGTCGGGATGGAGCTTTCCTACGCGGAAGGGCCTGCGATCGTCCACTACCTGAAAGAGAGAGGGCTGAAAGTGTTCCTCGACCTGAAAGTGCACGACATTCCGAATACGGCCAGAGGTGCCATGAAGAGTCTAGCCCGACTCGGAGCGGATATGGTCAACGTCCACGCAGCAGGCGGAGTGGCGATGATGGAAGCGGCTCGCGAAGGATTGGAGCAGGGGACGGCTGCAGGCACACCCCGCCCGATCCTGATCGGGGTCACCATGCTCACCTCGACCAGTGCACAGACCATGAACGAGCAGCTCGCCATTCCGGGAGATGTGGAAGATGTAGTCGTCCATTACGCCAAAATGACGAAGCAGGCTGGACTGGATGGCGTCGTGGCTTCCCCGCTGGAAGTACCGATGATCAAGAAAGCGGCCGGAGAATCGTTTTTGACCGTGACACCGGGGATTCGACCGATCGGTTCGGATAAAGGGGACCAAACCCGCATCACGACACCTGAGCAAGCGTTCCGGCTGGGCAGCGACTACCTTGTGATCGGTCGTGCGATTACAGGCGCGAAAGATCCGGCTGCGACCTGGGAGAGCATCGTGGCTGCTGTGGAAGCCGATCGTCGGCAATAA